A DNA window from Magnetospirillum sp. WYHS-4 contains the following coding sequences:
- a CDS encoding divalent-cation tolerance protein CutA has translation MAATLVYITAPGRDEAARIGRAVVEARLAACANVIPGMTSFYWWQGALQEDQEAVLILKTRPDLVDALTAKVKELHGYQVPCVVALPIEKGNPDFLDWINEETCERP, from the coding sequence ATGGCCGCCACCCTGGTCTACATCACCGCCCCCGGCCGCGACGAAGCCGCCCGCATCGGCCGGGCCGTCGTCGAGGCCCGGCTTGCCGCCTGTGCCAACGTGATCCCCGGCATGACCTCGTTCTACTGGTGGCAGGGCGCCCTGCAGGAAGACCAGGAAGCGGTGCTCATCCTCAAGACGCGCCCCGACCTGGTGGACGCCCTGACCGCCAAGGTCAAGGAGTTGCACGGCTATCAGGTGCCCTGTGTGGTCGCGCTTCCCATCGAGAAGGGCAACCCGGACTTTCTCGACTGGATAAATGAGGAAACTTGCGAAAGGCCCTGA
- a CDS encoding VacJ family lipoprotein produces the protein MGMGSKSLWALGLGVALGVAPVLGAQADEIGKEGAPAKAEAAGPEEAKSDDSLMRFMFEVNKGIDTLFIRPVATLYQGLTPPEAQEGIHNVVNTARAPIIMGNDLLQGEFDRAGVTFERTIINTTQGFLGWNDEAAKQGLHAHDEDFGQTMGAWGVEEGDYVVLPIVGPSTSRDAVGAIIDFVTMPPGVGAIHAMDKRARMDQELEAIEKTSVDHYAAIRSLYLQNRRYEVSNQKSPETQAAGNDFPTLSAEDLDKK, from the coding sequence ATGGGGATGGGATCAAAGAGCCTGTGGGCCCTTGGCTTGGGTGTGGCTCTGGGCGTGGCGCCTGTCCTGGGGGCACAGGCGGACGAGATCGGCAAGGAAGGCGCGCCCGCCAAGGCCGAAGCGGCCGGGCCGGAGGAAGCCAAATCCGATGACAGCCTGATGCGCTTCATGTTCGAGGTCAACAAGGGCATCGATACCCTGTTCATCCGCCCGGTGGCCACCCTTTACCAGGGGCTCACGCCGCCGGAGGCCCAAGAAGGCATTCATAATGTGGTGAACACGGCCCGCGCCCCGATCATCATGGGCAACGACCTGCTGCAGGGCGAGTTCGACCGTGCCGGTGTCACCTTCGAGCGGACGATCATCAACACCACGCAGGGCTTCCTGGGCTGGAACGACGAGGCCGCCAAGCAAGGCCTGCACGCGCACGACGAAGACTTCGGCCAGACCATGGGGGCTTGGGGCGTCGAGGAAGGCGACTATGTGGTTCTGCCCATCGTCGGCCCTTCCACTTCCCGCGATGCCGTGGGCGCCATCATCGATTTCGTCACCATGCCGCCGGGCGTCGGTGCCATCCATGCCATGGACAAGCGCGCGCGCATGGATCAGGAGTTGGAGGCCATCGAGAAGACCTCGGTCGACCACTACGCAGCCATCCGCAGCCTCTACCTGCAAAATCGCCGCTACGAGGTCTCCAACCAGAAATCGCCGGAAACCCAGGCTGCCGGTAACGACTTCCCCACCCTTTCGGCCGAGGACCTGGACAAGAAGTAA
- a CDS encoding type II toxin-antitoxin system Phd/YefM family antitoxin — protein MVAMVRLPASVVRASFADLINRVAYGGERVVVTRREKPIAALVPITDFERLADTALPSAVQLSAQVAPELLEEIRREAYERAHREVYEQVRVEAQKRLESLISGRREPI, from the coding sequence ATGGTCGCGATGGTGCGTCTTCCGGCCTCGGTCGTTCGGGCTTCCTTTGCGGATTTGATCAATCGGGTGGCCTACGGTGGCGAACGGGTAGTGGTAACCCGAAGAGAGAAGCCCATCGCCGCCCTGGTGCCCATCACCGACTTCGAGCGCCTGGCCGATACGGCCCTGCCGTCGGCGGTTCAGCTTTCGGCGCAGGTGGCTCCTGAGCTGTTGGAGGAGATTCGACGCGAAGCCTACGAACGGGCCCATCGCGAGGTCTATGAGCAGGTCCGCGTCGAGGCTCAGAAACGCCTGGAGTCGTTGATTTCCGGTCGACGGGAGCCGATCTAG
- a CDS encoding (2Fe-2S) ferredoxin domain-containing protein — MERRKGRTVINKITSLIVCVNLRPAGYKPSCAARGSRDLADRIEEGLRARGIALVVERICCLGHCKEGPAVRFAPGGEFLLGVTEADLPHLLDMAERLCAGRPEPVANPLADLPPPGT; from the coding sequence GTGGAACGGCGCAAGGGGCGGACGGTGATTAACAAGATCACTTCCCTGATCGTTTGTGTGAACCTGAGGCCGGCCGGCTACAAGCCGTCCTGCGCGGCGCGGGGGAGCCGGGATCTGGCCGACCGCATCGAGGAAGGGTTACGGGCCCGGGGCATCGCCTTGGTGGTGGAAAGGATCTGCTGCCTGGGCCACTGCAAGGAGGGACCGGCTGTCCGCTTCGCGCCGGGCGGAGAGTTCCTGCTGGGAGTTACGGAAGCCGATCTCCCGCACCTGCTCGACATGGCGGAACGGCTCTGCGCGGGCCGGCCGGAACCGGTGGCCAATCCCCTCGCCGACCTGCCGCCGCCTGGCACCTGA
- a CDS encoding bifunctional 2-C-methyl-D-erythritol 4-phosphate cytidylyltransferase/2-C-methyl-D-erythritol 2,4-cyclodiphosphate synthase, with the protein MGGCVALVVAGGRGTRFGGDLPKQYRLLAGKAVIRHALEAFAAHPQVDAVQAVIHPDDATLFAEAAAGLDLPPPVHGGATRQESVRLGLESLAASDPALVLIHDAARPHPGEALIGRVIAALAVHPGAIPALPVADTLKRGADGRVADTLDRAGLWRAQTPQGFRYAEIMDLHRRFQGAELTDDAALFEQAGLTVALVQGSEENQKVTTQEDLLRADRAARPEVRTGTGFDVHRIVRPADGVFLCGVKIPADFGLKGHSDADVALHALTDAILGAIGAGDIGTHFPPSDPRWKGAPSDIFLKKAGDLVAERGGRIVNLDLTIVCEVPKVGPHRAAMEARIAAILGIEPTRVNVKGKTTEELGFTGRGEGIAAQAAASVEIPGSQA; encoded by the coding sequence ATGGGCGGATGCGTGGCTCTGGTGGTGGCGGGGGGACGGGGGACGCGGTTCGGCGGGGACCTGCCCAAGCAATATCGGCTTCTGGCCGGCAAGGCCGTCATCCGCCATGCCCTGGAAGCCTTCGCCGCCCATCCGCAAGTCGATGCGGTCCAGGCCGTCATCCATCCCGACGATGCCACCCTGTTCGCCGAGGCGGCGGCCGGGCTTGACCTCCCTCCCCCGGTCCATGGCGGCGCCACCCGCCAGGAATCGGTACGCCTGGGGCTGGAATCCCTGGCGGCGAGCGATCCCGCCCTGGTTCTGATCCACGATGCCGCACGCCCCCATCCGGGCGAGGCACTGATCGGCCGGGTGATCGCCGCCCTGGCCGTCCATCCGGGGGCCATCCCCGCCCTGCCCGTCGCCGATACCCTCAAGCGCGGCGCCGACGGGCGGGTCGCCGACACCCTGGACCGGGCCGGACTTTGGCGGGCCCAGACGCCGCAGGGCTTCCGCTATGCCGAGATCATGGACCTGCACCGCCGCTTCCAAGGGGCGGAACTGACCGACGACGCGGCGCTGTTCGAACAGGCCGGGCTGACCGTGGCCCTGGTCCAGGGAAGCGAGGAGAATCAGAAGGTGACCACCCAGGAAGACCTGCTGCGCGCGGACCGCGCCGCCCGCCCGGAAGTCCGCACCGGCACCGGCTTCGACGTCCACCGGATCGTCCGCCCGGCCGACGGGGTGTTCCTTTGCGGGGTGAAGATCCCGGCGGATTTCGGCCTCAAGGGCCATTCCGATGCCGACGTGGCCCTGCACGCGCTGACCGACGCCATCCTGGGGGCCATCGGGGCCGGCGACATCGGCACCCACTTCCCGCCTTCCGATCCCCGGTGGAAGGGCGCGCCGTCGGACATCTTCCTGAAGAAGGCCGGCGACCTGGTGGCGGAACGGGGCGGGCGCATCGTCAACCTCGATCTGACGATCGTCTGCGAGGTCCCCAAGGTCGGTCCCCATCGTGCCGCCATGGAAGCCCGCATCGCCGCCATCCTGGGGATCGAGCCGACACGGGTGAACGTCAAGGGCAAGACGACGGAAGAACTGGGCTTCACCGGCCGCGGCGAGGGCATCGCCGCCCAGGCGGCGGCGAGCGTGGAGATTCCGGGCTCCCAGGCTTGA
- a CDS encoding STAS domain-containing protein, with translation MKYEIRRQDDGTSIVALSGDVDLESSGEMRQVLLENLAHARHLRVDMAQVTVIDSSGVAGLIEAYQTARKKGKSFSLARVPNVVARVLKLAKLDTVFPVDPD, from the coding sequence ATGAAATACGAAATCCGGCGTCAGGACGACGGCACGTCCATCGTGGCCCTGTCCGGCGATGTGGACTTGGAAAGTTCGGGCGAAATGCGGCAGGTGTTGCTGGAAAACCTGGCCCATGCCCGGCATCTGCGGGTCGACATGGCGCAAGTGACGGTCATCGACAGTTCCGGGGTGGCGGGACTGATCGAGGCCTACCAGACGGCCCGCAAGAAGGGAAAATCGTTCTCCCTGGCGCGGGTCCCCAATGTGGTCGCTCGGGTACTCAAGCTGGCGAAGCTGGACACGGTTTTTCCCGTCGATCCCGACTGA